The nucleotide window TTCCCGCGGAGCTTCCGGAGATAGAACAGCTTCGCACGACGCACTTTCCCGCGCCGAACCACTTCAATTTTCTCGATCCGCGGAGAGTGCAGCGGGAAGGTCCGTTCCACACCTACGCCATAGGACACTTTGCGGACGGTGAAGGTCTCGGAGATTCCGCCTCCACGGCGTTGAATCACCACGCCTTCGAACACCTGT belongs to Polycladomyces subterraneus and includes:
- the rplS gene encoding 50S ribosomal protein L19 is translated as MHPLIQKVTESQKRQDIPEFRPGDTLRVHVKVIEGQRERVQVFEGVVIQRRGGGISETFTVRKVSYGVGVERTFPLHSPRIEKIEVVRRGKVRRAKLFYLRKLRGKAARIKEIHS